In Pungitius pungitius chromosome 2, fPunPun2.1, whole genome shotgun sequence, a single window of DNA contains:
- the tmem35 gene encoding novel acetylcholine receptor chaperone: MASPRTVTIVALSFALGLFFVFMGTIKLTPRLSKDAYSEMKRAYKSYAKALPGLKKIGISSVLLRKIIGSLEVGCGVVLTLVPGRPKDVANFLLLLVMLAVLFFHQLVGDPLKRYAHALVFGILLTCRLLIARQSDERPEREDSREEQHVNDQEKNKVKQS; encoded by the exons ATGGCCTCGCCAAGGACAGTTACCATCGTGGCCCTCTCTTTCGCGCTGGGCTTATTCTTCGTGTTCATGGGAACCATCAAGCTCACTCCGCGGCTAAGCAAAGATGCGTACAGCGAGATG aAAAGGGCCTACAAGAGCTATGCCAAGGCTTTGCCGGGCCTGAAAAAGATTGGCATCAGCTCGGTCCTGCTTCGCAAGATCATCGGCTCTCTGGAGGTGGGCTGCGGCGTGGTCCTCACCCTCGTGCCGGGCAGGCCCAAAGACGTGGCcaacttcctgctgctgctggtcatGCTCGCCGTGCTGTTCTTCCACCAGCTCGTCGGAGACCCCCTGAAACGCTACGCCCACGCTCTGGTCTTCGGTATCCTGCTCACCTGCCGACTGCTCATCGCCCGCCAGAGCGACGAGCGGCCGGAGAGGGAGGACAGCAGAGAAGAGCAACACGTTAATGACCAGGAAAAGAACAAGGTCAAGCAGTCTTAA
- the arl13a gene encoding ADP-ribosylation factor-like protein 13A isoform X1 encodes MDIDLLLHQFQRRWWPLCSPWSAQVNMFNLMTNCCTWVSKIQEPIRKVTILVVGLDKAGKTSSIRGMSRVPHGAEAGPTHGCVRSELKVENYQVTLLDVGGSAQSRGAWRELYGEAHGIVFVLDSSDRQRIKEVKEVLADLLKQPRVAGKPILVLANKQDKMNALLGNELIEILLLEKLVNQSRSLCHIVSAQIREFGEVVNLKQAFFSRQTKRSLLSPKEPCSALMDLRRWSDRKTQRGLRWLLRAVCLDYPELCSRVVQDSKRPLEPREREKTWKTENVQRKTKGERKSVKSNLHQVHRPKENEKKTKGEGKLQPIRNMLQKETTLKKKLSTKKKKKQKKSVKEKEDEKNQPETNEREVKEKKEEEEGDGSERENENSGDRERASSALIPPKKQKNKRKPKAKEEILDVQETPDNDEEPPKAKGEKRRKKKVVKVKKKNKINSEETSEAFPHPVDLSATFDLYRKAMLALRERQDKGQ; translated from the exons ATGGACATAGACTTGCTTCT GCACCAGTTCCAGAGAAGATGGTGGCCGCTGTGCTCACCTTGGTCAGCTCAAGTAAACATGTTCAACCTGATGACCAACTGCTGCACCTGGGTCTCCAAAATACAGGAGCCGATCAG GAAAGTGACCATTCTGGTGGTTGGTCTTGACAAAGCAGGAAAAACTTCCTCAATCAGAGGAATGTCAAGAG TCCCCCACGGCGCCGAAGCTGGACCCACCCACGGCTGCGTCCGGAGTGAGCTGAAAGTGGAGAACTACCAGGTCACCCTGCTGGACGTGGGGGGGTCAGCGCAGTCGAGAGGAGCCTGGCGGGAGCTCTACGGAGAGGCCCACGGGATCGTCTTTGTGCTGGACTCCAGCGACAGGCAGAGGATAAAGGAGGTCAAGGAGGTCCTCGCTGACCTACTGAAGCAACCGAGAGTGGCGGGGAAACCCATATTGGT GTTGGCcaacaaacaagacaaaatgaACGCTTTGCTCGGAAATGAGTTGATTGAGATTCTGTTACTGGAGAAGCTGGTGAACCAGAGCCGCTCTCTGTGCCATATTGTAAGTGCTCAAATTCGAGAATTCGGTGAAGTCGTGAATTTAAAGCAGGCCTTTTTTTCAAGACAGACCAAACGTTCTCTTCTCTCCCCAAAGGAGCCTTGTTCCGCCTTGATGGACCTGCGGCGCTGGTCGGACAGAAAGACTCAGCGAGGCCTTCGCTGGTTGCTGCGCGCTGTTTGTCTGGATTACCCTGAGCTGTGCTCCCGCGTAGTTCAGGACAGCAAGAGGCCTCTGGAAccaagggagagggagaagacctggaaaacagagaacgttcaaagaaaaaccaaaggGGAACG GAAATCCGTCAAGTCGAATCTTCACCAGGTCCATCGtccaaaagaaaatgagaaaaagacaaagggtGAAGGAAAGCTGCAACCCATTCGAAACATGCTGCAAAAG GAAACCACTCTGAAAAAGAAGCTGagcacaaaaaagaagaagaagcagaagaagtcgGTTAAGGAAAAGGAAGACGAAAAAAATCAGCCAGAAACAAATGAGCGGGaagtgaaggagaagaaggaggaggaggagggagacggtaGCGAAAGAGAGAATGAAAACTCTGGGGACAGGGAGAGAGCCAGCAGCGCCTTGATCCCgccgaaaaaacaaaaaaacaaacgcaAACCCAAAGCAAAGGAAGAGATTCTGGACGTGCAAGAAACACCGGACAATGACGAGGAACCGCCGAAAG CTAAaggggaaaagaggaggaagaaaaaagttgtgaaagtaaaaaagaagaacaagatCAACAGTGAGGAGACGTCTGAAGCTTTCCCTCACCCTGTGGACCTGTCTGCAACATTTG ATCTCTACCGAAAAGCAATGCTGGCTCTGAGGGAACGTCAGGATAAGGGACAGTGA
- the arl13a gene encoding ADP-ribosylation factor-like protein 13A isoform X2 has protein sequence MDIDLLLHQFQRRWWPLCSPWSAQVNMFNLMTNCCTWVSKIQEPIRKVTILVVGLDKAGKTSSIRGMSRVPHGAEAGPTHGCVRSELKVENYQVTLLDVGGSAQSRGAWRELYGEAHGIVFVLDSSDRQRIKEVKEVLADLLKQPRVAGKPILVLANKQDKMNALLGNELIEILLLEKLVNQSRSLCHIEPCSALMDLRRWSDRKTQRGLRWLLRAVCLDYPELCSRVVQDSKRPLEPREREKTWKTENVQRKTKGERKSVKSNLHQVHRPKENEKKTKGEGKLQPIRNMLQKETTLKKKLSTKKKKKQKKSVKEKEDEKNQPETNEREVKEKKEEEEGDGSERENENSGDRERASSALIPPKKQKNKRKPKAKEEILDVQETPDNDEEPPKAKGEKRRKKKVVKVKKKNKINSEETSEAFPHPVDLSATFDLYRKAMLALRERQDKGQ, from the exons ATGGACATAGACTTGCTTCT GCACCAGTTCCAGAGAAGATGGTGGCCGCTGTGCTCACCTTGGTCAGCTCAAGTAAACATGTTCAACCTGATGACCAACTGCTGCACCTGGGTCTCCAAAATACAGGAGCCGATCAG GAAAGTGACCATTCTGGTGGTTGGTCTTGACAAAGCAGGAAAAACTTCCTCAATCAGAGGAATGTCAAGAG TCCCCCACGGCGCCGAAGCTGGACCCACCCACGGCTGCGTCCGGAGTGAGCTGAAAGTGGAGAACTACCAGGTCACCCTGCTGGACGTGGGGGGGTCAGCGCAGTCGAGAGGAGCCTGGCGGGAGCTCTACGGAGAGGCCCACGGGATCGTCTTTGTGCTGGACTCCAGCGACAGGCAGAGGATAAAGGAGGTCAAGGAGGTCCTCGCTGACCTACTGAAGCAACCGAGAGTGGCGGGGAAACCCATATTGGT GTTGGCcaacaaacaagacaaaatgaACGCTTTGCTCGGAAATGAGTTGATTGAGATTCTGTTACTGGAGAAGCTGGTGAACCAGAGCCGCTCTCTGTGCCATATT GAGCCTTGTTCCGCCTTGATGGACCTGCGGCGCTGGTCGGACAGAAAGACTCAGCGAGGCCTTCGCTGGTTGCTGCGCGCTGTTTGTCTGGATTACCCTGAGCTGTGCTCCCGCGTAGTTCAGGACAGCAAGAGGCCTCTGGAAccaagggagagggagaagacctggaaaacagagaacgttcaaagaaaaaccaaaggGGAACG GAAATCCGTCAAGTCGAATCTTCACCAGGTCCATCGtccaaaagaaaatgagaaaaagacaaagggtGAAGGAAAGCTGCAACCCATTCGAAACATGCTGCAAAAG GAAACCACTCTGAAAAAGAAGCTGagcacaaaaaagaagaagaagcagaagaagtcgGTTAAGGAAAAGGAAGACGAAAAAAATCAGCCAGAAACAAATGAGCGGGaagtgaaggagaagaaggaggaggaggagggagacggtaGCGAAAGAGAGAATGAAAACTCTGGGGACAGGGAGAGAGCCAGCAGCGCCTTGATCCCgccgaaaaaacaaaaaaacaaacgcaAACCCAAAGCAAAGGAAGAGATTCTGGACGTGCAAGAAACACCGGACAATGACGAGGAACCGCCGAAAG CTAAaggggaaaagaggaggaagaaaaaagttgtgaaagtaaaaaagaagaacaagatCAACAGTGAGGAGACGTCTGAAGCTTTCCCTCACCCTGTGGACCTGTCTGCAACATTTG ATCTCTACCGAAAAGCAATGCTGGCTCTGAGGGAACGTCAGGATAAGGGACAGTGA